A genomic window from Sporosarcina sp. Marseille-Q4063 includes:
- the comGB gene encoding competence type IV pilus assembly protein ComGB, whose amino-acid sequence MIEGKHEIKKKLKLKNRPEFLSRLAVLLKEGYTFYDSVNLLLPHHVDDYSLLLSKIESDFRDGETVTHILSRLDFSSSVLLPVVIAERDGRLAETLSSMAVRLEKTEEAKKKLKGLLAYPAGLFIFISILLLGFRKFFLPNIELLASSRSNGESGLVQSLPKLVAKTPDIILGIGILLACFLVGCMIFYKRLPPAQKIKFFITIPFLGNIFTMWKTRLFSSELGSLLLSGLSMQDSLDVLINQNLDPVLSEIAGEIKKSVIYGEPFDKAVAITDGLTKQFSSFVEHGTNSGHLPKELIIYSEYLENKINELLSKGLAILQPVLFSLIAICILAAYIALLLPMYGMIDKI is encoded by the coding sequence ATGATTGAGGGTAAACATGAAATCAAAAAAAAGCTAAAGCTGAAGAATCGACCGGAGTTCTTATCCAGATTAGCTGTACTATTAAAAGAAGGTTATACATTTTACGACAGTGTTAACCTTCTGCTTCCGCATCATGTAGATGACTATAGTTTATTACTCTCAAAAATAGAGTCGGATTTTCGTGACGGTGAAACCGTGACGCATATTTTAAGTCGATTAGATTTTTCTTCAAGCGTCTTACTTCCGGTGGTTATCGCAGAAAGAGATGGTCGATTAGCTGAAACGCTATCAAGCATGGCTGTCCGATTGGAAAAAACAGAAGAAGCTAAAAAGAAGTTGAAAGGACTTCTTGCATATCCAGCGGGTTTATTTATCTTTATTTCAATTTTGCTGCTGGGTTTCAGAAAGTTTTTTCTGCCGAATATTGAATTACTTGCATCGTCAAGATCAAATGGAGAAAGCGGGTTAGTTCAATCATTACCTAAATTAGTCGCAAAAACGCCGGATATCATTTTAGGGATTGGTATTTTGCTTGCGTGTTTTCTTGTTGGTTGTATGATTTTTTACAAAAGATTACCGCCAGCGCAAAAAATAAAGTTTTTTATTACAATCCCTTTTCTAGGAAACATATTTACAATGTGGAAAACACGACTATTTTCTAGCGAACTTGGTAGTTTATTGTTATCTGGATTATCAATGCAGGATTCACTCGATGTATTGATTAACCAAAATTTGGATCCCGTGCTAAGCGAGATTGCGGGCGAAATTAAAAAAAGTGTTATTTATGGCGAACCATTTGATAAGGCAGTAGCGATTACAGACGGGTTAACCAAACAATTTTCTTCTTTTGTAGAACATGGTACAAATAGTGGTCATTTACCGAAAGAGTTAATTATCTATAGCGAGTACTTGGAAAATAAGATAAATGAACTTTTATCGAAAGGACTCGCTATTTTGCAACCGGTCCTTTTTAGTCTTATCGCAATATGTATTTTGGCTGCTTATATCGCATTATTACTACCGATGTACGGAATGATTGATAAAATTTGA
- the comGC gene encoding competence type IV pilus major pilin ComGC, which translates to MRKINNEDGFTLVEMLIVLAIISILILIAIPNVTKQSKVIDEKGCEAYVLMVQGQVEAYKLEKKSYPTNLGDLVTEGFLKEDPVCPNGSALTLNAGKVNESSN; encoded by the coding sequence ATGAGAAAGATAAATAATGAAGACGGTTTTACGTTAGTAGAAATGTTAATTGTTCTTGCGATAATTTCAATTTTAATACTCATTGCGATTCCAAACGTTACGAAACAATCAAAGGTAATTGATGAAAAGGGATGCGAAGCATATGTATTAATGGTTCAAGGGCAGGTAGAGGCATATAAATTGGAAAAGAAATCTTATCCAACCAATCTTGGAGATTTAGTCACCGAAGGTTTCCTGAAAGAAGATCCAGTTTGCCCGAACGGTTCAGCATTAACACTTAATGCCGGTAAAGTAAATGAGAGTTCCAATTAA
- a CDS encoding type II secretion system protein has product MRVPINRDGAESGFTLIELVFVLTIAIILSAVIIPVGSKWIRTTAEDDAFKSIIITIQSLQSYSMANNAYTRLRFSKTGTKTMYVAEAPGKIEFSRKLLPEGMHLSGFSNLISVEFSGNGDIISFGRLTLLTNRGSKTIVFQMQRGRMTISESKRIFLAGSNPDPHYYNDRIWYITTVRDKNDDNVALQKNIYVRC; this is encoded by the coding sequence ATGAGAGTTCCAATTAATCGCGACGGTGCAGAGTCTGGGTTCACTTTAATTGAACTAGTATTTGTTTTAACGATAGCAATTATTTTGAGCGCAGTTATAATTCCGGTCGGAAGTAAGTGGATTCGTACTACCGCTGAAGATGATGCTTTTAAGTCGATCATTATAACAATACAAAGTTTGCAAAGTTATTCAATGGCGAACAACGCATACACCCGATTAAGATTTTCTAAAACAGGAACAAAAACAATGTATGTCGCAGAAGCGCCAGGAAAAATTGAATTTTCCAGAAAGCTTTTACCGGAAGGAATGCATTTATCAGGTTTCAGCAATTTGATATCTGTAGAATTTAGTGGAAATGGAGATATTATTAGTTTCGGCAGGCTAACATTACTTACAAATCGAGGGAGCAAAACAATCGTTTTTCAAATGCAACGAGGAAGGATGACAATTAGTGAATCAAAAAGGATATTCTTGGCCGGAAGCAATCCTGACCCTCACTATTATAATGATCGTATTTGGTACATTACTACCGTTCGCGACAAAAATGATGACAACGTTGCATTACAAAAAAATATCTATGTACGCTGTTGA
- the comGF gene encoding competence type IV pilus minor pilin ComGF, whose amino-acid sequence MSRLQMIKAENGYTFIESLFQLIVFVTFAHLFVLFFLWKAPIEQQYTNMSDGAWELFALDLQASIVDVKEFNVHLGGRGIRFITDRGQIDIGQSNSMIRKTIDGQGHVPFLTNVYSVYFTVNDPVVSVTVTMHDGTRKERDFAIGFNSK is encoded by the coding sequence GTGTCTCGACTACAAATGATAAAGGCAGAAAACGGCTATACGTTTATTGAAAGCTTGTTTCAGTTAATTGTTTTCGTTACCTTTGCTCATTTATTTGTATTGTTCTTTTTATGGAAAGCGCCAATTGAGCAGCAATATACAAATATGTCTGATGGAGCCTGGGAATTATTCGCATTGGATTTACAGGCTTCTATCGTTGATGTTAAAGAATTCAACGTTCATCTTGGAGGTCGCGGAATAAGATTTATTACTGATAGAGGCCAAATAGATATAGGACAAAGTAATTCGATGATTAGAAAGACGATAGATGGACAAGGCCATGTTCCATTTTTGACGAATGTCTATTCAGTTTATTTCACGGTAAACGATCCGGTTGTATCTGTAACTGTGACGATGCATGATGGAACACGGAAGGAGCGAGATTTTGCGATCGGGTTTAATTCTAAATGA
- a CDS encoding shikimate kinase, whose protein sequence is MKRVYLVGYMGSGKSAIGKRISFATKLPFYDMDTEIVRKTGLSIPEIFEKHGEEYFRQLETEFLLTFRDEYCIIATGGGVPLRKRNREIMRKTGLVFFLNAPFRDIWRRIATDKNRPIVQRSSRNELETIFTNRKPIYLQSAHFIVETERRSLRDITSYIAFQIGRLKGSD, encoded by the coding sequence GTGAAAAGAGTTTATTTAGTAGGCTATATGGGTTCGGGAAAAAGCGCAATCGGAAAAAGAATAAGCTTTGCAACGAAACTTCCATTTTATGACATGGATACGGAAATCGTAAGGAAAACGGGGCTTTCAATTCCAGAAATATTTGAAAAACATGGAGAAGAGTATTTCCGACAATTGGAAACAGAGTTTCTTCTTACATTCAGGGATGAATATTGTATTATTGCCACAGGCGGCGGTGTTCCCCTTAGAAAACGGAATCGGGAAATAATGAGGAAGACAGGACTTGTGTTCTTTTTAAATGCGCCATTTCGAGATATTTGGCGTCGAATTGCGACCGACAAAAATCGTCCCATTGTTCAAAGGTCGTCACGTAACGAACTGGAAACTATTTTTACGAACCGCAAACCGATATATTTGCAATCAGCTCATTTTATCGTCGAAACTGAACGCAGATCATTACGGGATATTACCTCTTATATAGCTTTTCAAATTGGGCGTTTGAAAGGCTCTGACTAA
- the gcvT gene encoding glycine cleavage system aminomethyltransferase GcvT codes for MTKTLKQTVLFNRYKDYGGKTIDFGGWDLPVQFSSIKAEHEAVRTKAGLFDVSHMGEILVTGDGALSYLQKMMTNDVSKLKVGQAQYTAMCYEDGGTVDDLLIYKRDEGNYLLVVNASNLEKDLEWMNKHKTSDVEVEDKSDAYALLALQGPLAEKTLQKLTSIPLNEIKFFRFQENVQICGQNVLISRTGYTGEDGFELYASPESIVVLWEAILMAGESDGVVPAGLGARDTLRFESGLPLYGQELSQDISPLEAGLGFVVKLNKDEDFIGKQALAVQKENGVPRKLVGLEMIDKGIPRTGYKVFLNDEEIGEVTTGTQSPTLNKNIGFALLNTEHATVGTEVIVQVRKRLLKAVIIATPFYKR; via the coding sequence ATGACTAAAACATTGAAGCAAACCGTACTTTTTAATCGTTACAAAGATTATGGTGGTAAAACAATTGATTTTGGTGGTTGGGATCTACCTGTACAGTTTTCTAGCATTAAAGCTGAACATGAAGCAGTTCGAACCAAAGCTGGACTATTTGATGTTTCTCATATGGGTGAAATCCTAGTAACCGGAGATGGGGCACTTTCATACTTGCAAAAAATGATGACAAATGATGTCTCGAAATTGAAAGTTGGCCAAGCTCAATATACGGCAATGTGTTATGAGGACGGCGGGACCGTTGATGACCTTCTCATTTATAAGCGGGATGAAGGAAATTATCTTCTCGTAGTCAATGCATCTAACCTTGAAAAAGATCTCGAGTGGATGAATAAGCATAAAACTTCGGATGTCGAAGTCGAAGATAAATCTGATGCTTATGCGTTATTAGCTCTTCAGGGACCATTAGCTGAAAAAACACTTCAAAAATTAACATCTATACCATTAAATGAAATAAAGTTTTTCCGTTTTCAAGAAAATGTTCAAATATGCGGTCAAAACGTTCTTATTTCCAGAACAGGCTACACTGGCGAAGACGGCTTTGAACTTTATGCATCTCCTGAATCAATCGTTGTTCTTTGGGAAGCGATTTTAATGGCGGGAGAAAGCGACGGAGTAGTTCCGGCTGGACTCGGCGCACGGGATACACTTCGTTTCGAATCGGGGTTGCCGCTGTACGGCCAAGAGTTATCCCAAGACATTTCACCATTAGAAGCTGGACTTGGTTTTGTTGTAAAGCTCAATAAAGATGAAGATTTTATTGGCAAACAGGCATTAGCCGTGCAAAAAGAAAACGGCGTCCCACGAAAGCTTGTCGGACTCGAAATGATTGATAAAGGGATTCCTCGTACGGGATATAAAGTATTTCTTAACGATGAAGAAATTGGCGAAGTAACAACAGGAACACAATCGCCGACATTAAATAAAAATATTGGTTTTGCGCTCCTGAATACAGAGCATGCTACAGTTGGAACTGAAGTGATTGTTCAAGTTAGAAAAAGACTGCTAAAAGCAGTAATTATCGCTACGCCATTTTATAAACGTTAA
- the gcvPA gene encoding aminomethyl-transferring glycine dehydrogenase subunit GcvPA, with the protein MKHRYIPMTTADREEILKAIGVDTVGELFEAIPEEVRFKGEYNIKKAKSESSLTKELSKLAAKNADSQQYASFLGAGVYDHYKPIIVDHVISRSEFYTAYTPYQPEISQGELQAIFEFQTMICELTGMEIANSSMYDGGTALAEAGTLAAGHTRKKKILVSETVHPESRDVVLTYAKGQSIEVVTVPQKNGVTDMEKLEEMLDENTAAVLVQYPNFFGQIEDIEKIGELTHAAKGLFVVSSNPLALGVLTPPGKLGADITVGDAQPFGIPESFGGPHCGYFAVTKKLMRKLPGRLVGETVDEDGKRGYVLTLQAREQHIRRDKATSNICSNQALNALAASVAMTALGKVGAQEIAYQNIVKTRYAKEAFEKAGFDVKFDGAHFNEIVVNVKKSVKEVNQFLFDNDIIGGYDLGLKFENLKNHALIAITEQRTKEEIDALVQHTAAVVQETEALNA; encoded by the coding sequence ATGAAGCATCGCTATATACCAATGACGACAGCTGACCGCGAAGAAATTTTAAAGGCAATCGGTGTCGATACTGTTGGTGAATTATTTGAGGCAATTCCAGAAGAAGTTCGTTTTAAAGGCGAGTACAACATTAAAAAAGCAAAATCGGAGTCTTCATTAACAAAGGAACTTTCAAAACTTGCTGCTAAAAACGCTGATTCGCAGCAATATGCATCATTTTTAGGTGCGGGAGTTTATGATCATTATAAGCCGATTATTGTTGATCACGTTATTTCTCGTTCCGAGTTTTATACAGCTTATACGCCTTATCAACCGGAAATTTCTCAAGGGGAACTGCAAGCAATCTTTGAATTCCAAACAATGATTTGTGAATTAACGGGGATGGAAATTGCGAATTCTTCCATGTATGACGGCGGAACTGCACTTGCAGAAGCTGGGACACTGGCGGCTGGTCATACACGCAAGAAAAAAATACTTGTTTCTGAAACAGTACATCCAGAATCGCGTGATGTTGTTTTAACGTATGCTAAAGGTCAGTCCATTGAGGTTGTTACAGTGCCGCAGAAAAACGGCGTTACCGACATGGAGAAACTTGAAGAAATGCTAGACGAAAATACGGCGGCAGTTCTTGTTCAGTATCCGAATTTCTTTGGACAAATTGAAGATATAGAAAAAATTGGTGAACTGACGCATGCTGCAAAAGGTTTGTTTGTAGTATCATCAAACCCACTTGCACTCGGCGTGCTGACACCACCTGGAAAGCTAGGCGCGGATATTACCGTCGGCGATGCTCAACCCTTCGGAATTCCGGAATCATTCGGTGGTCCGCACTGTGGTTACTTTGCAGTGACTAAAAAGTTAATGCGGAAATTACCAGGTCGACTAGTTGGAGAAACAGTTGATGAAGACGGGAAACGCGGCTATGTACTAACCCTTCAAGCAAGAGAGCAACATATTCGACGCGACAAGGCGACGTCAAATATTTGTTCGAACCAAGCACTTAATGCGCTTGCCGCATCTGTTGCAATGACTGCATTAGGAAAAGTCGGCGCACAGGAAATCGCGTATCAAAATATCGTTAAAACGCGCTATGCGAAAGAAGCATTCGAAAAAGCAGGTTTCGACGTGAAGTTCGACGGCGCTCATTTTAATGAAATTGTCGTTAACGTCAAAAAATCGGTTAAAGAAGTTAACCAATTCTTATTCGATAATGATATTATCGGCGGATATGATCTTGGTTTGAAATTTGAAAACCTTAAAAATCATGCTTTGATTGCGATTACTGAACAACGCACTAAAGAAGAAATCGATGCACTCGTTCAGCATACAGCTGCTGTCGTGCAGGAAACGGAGGCCCTCAATGCGTAA
- the gcvPB gene encoding aminomethyl-transferring glycine dehydrogenase subunit GcvPB: protein MRNEDQSLIFEITKEGRIGYSLPELDVPELDLADLLPAGYHREEAAELPEVSELDIMRHYTALSKRNHGIDSGFYPLGSCTMKYNPKINESVARYPGFANIHPLQDESTVQGAMELMYDLQEHLVEITGMDEITLQPAAGAHGEWTALMMIRAFHEANGDFHRTKVIVPDSAHGTNPASATVAGYDTITVKSDERGLVDLEDLKRVVGDDTAALMLTNPNTLGLFEKDIVKMAEIVHGVGGKLYYDGANLNAVMSKARPGDMGFDAVHLNLHKTFTGPHGGGGPGSGPVGVHKDLIPYLPAPVLVKKDDKFTFDYDRPEAIGRVKPFYGNFGINVRAYTYIRSMGPDGLKAVTENAVLNANYMMRRLEPYFDLPYAQHCKHEFVLSGRRQKKLGVRTLDIAKRLLDFGYHPPTIYFPLNVEEGMMIEPTETESKETLDSFIDAMIQIAKEVEDNPEIVQTAPHTTVIKRLDETRAARQPVLRYTKD from the coding sequence ATGCGTAACGAAGATCAATCATTAATTTTTGAAATAACCAAAGAAGGTCGGATCGGCTATAGCCTTCCAGAACTTGATGTACCAGAACTTGATCTTGCTGACCTATTACCGGCTGGCTATCACCGCGAGGAAGCAGCAGAGCTACCTGAAGTGTCGGAACTCGACATTATGCGTCATTACACAGCGCTTTCAAAACGAAATCACGGCATTGACTCTGGTTTCTATCCACTAGGCTCATGTACGATGAAATACAATCCGAAAATAAATGAATCGGTTGCACGCTACCCAGGATTTGCAAATATTCATCCACTGCAAGATGAATCGACAGTCCAAGGCGCAATGGAGTTGATGTATGATCTTCAAGAGCATTTAGTAGAAATTACAGGAATGGATGAAATTACGCTTCAACCGGCGGCAGGTGCCCACGGGGAATGGACAGCACTGATGATGATTCGCGCTTTCCATGAAGCAAATGGCGACTTCCACCGTACTAAAGTTATCGTTCCAGACTCGGCGCATGGTACAAATCCGGCGTCAGCAACAGTAGCGGGGTATGATACGATTACTGTTAAGTCCGACGAAAGAGGGCTTGTTGATCTAGAGGACTTGAAGCGCGTTGTCGGCGACGATACTGCAGCACTGATGCTTACAAATCCGAATACATTAGGGCTTTTTGAAAAAGATATCGTCAAAATGGCGGAAATCGTTCACGGAGTCGGCGGAAAACTTTATTATGACGGCGCGAACTTAAACGCGGTTATGTCGAAAGCACGTCCAGGGGATATGGGCTTTGATGCTGTTCATTTGAACTTGCATAAAACATTTACAGGCCCACATGGCGGCGGCGGACCGGGTTCTGGTCCAGTTGGCGTTCATAAAGATTTAATTCCTTATTTACCGGCACCGGTTCTTGTGAAGAAAGATGATAAATTTACTTTCGACTACGACCGTCCAGAAGCGATTGGACGCGTTAAACCTTTTTACGGGAACTTCGGCATCAACGTTCGTGCGTACACATATATCCGATCAATGGGACCGGATGGCTTGAAGGCTGTTACTGAAAATGCAGTCCTGAATGCGAACTATATGATGCGTAGATTAGAACCTTACTTTGATCTACCGTATGCTCAACATTGTAAGCATGAATTTGTTTTATCGGGTCGCAGACAAAAGAAATTGGGCGTTCGAACGCTCGATATCGCGAAAAGATTGCTTGATTTCGGTTATCACCCGCCGACAATCTACTTCCCGCTTAACGTAGAAGAAGGAATGATGATTGAACCGACGGAAACAGAATCGAAAGAAACCCTTGATTCATTTATTGATGCGATGATCCAGATTGCAAAAGAAGTCGAAGATAATCCGGAAATCGTTCAAACAGCACCGCATACAACTGTCATTAAACGTCTTGACGAAACTCGAGCAGCGCGTCAGCCTGTTTTGCGTTATACAAAAGATTAA
- the fabI gene encoding enoyl-ACP reductase FabI, translating to MDDLLKIKGKNIVVMGVANQRSLAWGVAKSLAKAGANLIFTYRKERSMDRITKLLNENEMEAKLIVQCDVNEDESIKEAFKTIGEKVGTIYGVVHSLAFAHAEDLRTDFINTSRDGFAFAQDTSAYSLIAVAKEASPYMTDGGSIVTMSYLGAERVLEGYNVMGIAKASLEASVKYLASSLGKDNIRVNAISAGAVRTLSAKGVPSFNTILSKIEETAPLKRNITQEEVGDMTLAVLSNLSSGVTGEIIYVDGGYHIMG from the coding sequence ATGGATGATTTACTTAAAATTAAAGGAAAAAACATTGTTGTCATGGGTGTTGCGAATCAAAGAAGTCTTGCATGGGGTGTCGCGAAATCACTTGCAAAAGCGGGCGCTAACCTAATTTTTACATATCGGAAAGAACGCTCGATGGACAGAATTACTAAATTGTTAAATGAAAATGAGATGGAAGCCAAACTCATCGTTCAGTGTGATGTAAATGAAGATGAAAGTATCAAAGAAGCATTTAAAACAATTGGTGAAAAAGTCGGGACGATTTACGGTGTTGTCCATTCACTTGCGTTTGCGCATGCCGAAGATCTTCGTACGGATTTTATTAACACATCTAGAGACGGGTTTGCCTTCGCTCAAGATACGAGTGCCTATTCGCTTATCGCTGTTGCCAAGGAGGCAAGTCCATATATGACAGACGGTGGATCAATCGTTACAATGAGTTACTTGGGCGCTGAACGCGTTCTTGAAGGATACAACGTAATGGGGATCGCAAAAGCGTCTCTTGAAGCATCAGTTAAATATTTAGCTTCAAGTTTAGGTAAAGACAATATTCGCGTAAACGCAATATCTGCTGGTGCAGTTCGCACACTTTCTGCCAAAGGTGTCCCTTCTTTTAATACAATTTTATCGAAAATTGAAGAAACCGCTCCTTTAAAAAGAAATATTACACAAGAAGAAGTGGGAGATATGACGCTGGCTGTATTGAGTAATCTTTCAAGCGGGGTTACAGGAGAAATTATTTATGTGGACGGCGGCTATCATATAATGGGATAA
- a CDS encoding rhodanese-like domain-containing protein: MVVTMLRLRKAVTNLTQEEFIQGYRKAQLIDVREPKDFEAGHILGARNIPYSQFRQRHKEIRPDLPAYLYDQNGGKSARAALLLKKKGYTKLYQLQGGFRQWTGKIRSK, encoded by the coding sequence ATGGTTGTGACGATGTTGCGCCTACGAAAAGCAGTCACAAATTTAACACAAGAAGAATTTATACAAGGCTACCGGAAAGCTCAATTAATCGACGTCCGTGAGCCAAAAGATTTCGAAGCCGGTCACATCCTCGGCGCTCGGAACATTCCGTACTCTCAGTTCAGACAACGTCATAAAGAAATCCGTCCGGATCTACCGGCATATTTATATGACCAGAATGGCGGAAAAAGCGCCCGTGCCGCCTTGCTTCTAAAGAAAAAAGGATACACGAAATTATACCAACTACAAGGCGGATTCCGTCAATGGACAGGTAAAATTAGAAGTAAATAA
- a CDS encoding biotin/lipoate A/B protein ligase family protein translates to MKFGTKEVIVLGKTIWHYINSGKCTASYNMALDEALLEWHSKGEIGPVLRFYEWSPATLSIGYFQSVSKEIDMEQVAKHGLGFVRRPTGGRGVLHEDELTYSVIVTEDYPHMPETVTEAYRVISGGLLEGFRNLGLDAYFSIPESKEEIEGLKKPQSAVCFDTPSWYELVVEGKKVAGSAQTRQKGVILQHGAILLSLDAEKLVSLFKFKSEEQRQRMKVGIREKAVAIDQLAGRKVSANESISAFSKGFEKALDMKLEPFVLTEEQLLYVKEIERKKYGNNEWTFKK, encoded by the coding sequence ATGAAGTTCGGCACAAAGGAGGTAATAGTATTGGGAAAGACAATTTGGCATTATATTAATTCCGGTAAATGCACGGCTTCTTATAATATGGCACTCGATGAAGCGCTGTTGGAGTGGCATAGCAAAGGAGAAATTGGTCCCGTATTACGTTTTTATGAATGGTCCCCGGCAACCTTATCGATTGGCTATTTTCAAAGTGTTTCAAAAGAAATTGATATGGAGCAAGTCGCGAAACATGGGTTGGGATTTGTGAGAAGACCGACAGGCGGCAGAGGTGTTCTGCACGAAGATGAACTTACATACAGCGTTATTGTGACGGAAGATTACCCGCATATGCCAGAAACAGTTACAGAAGCATATCGCGTGATTTCTGGGGGACTGCTAGAAGGTTTCCGTAATCTTGGACTCGATGCTTATTTCTCAATTCCTGAAAGTAAGGAAGAAATCGAAGGACTAAAAAAACCTCAAAGTGCCGTTTGTTTCGATACGCCAAGTTGGTATGAACTCGTCGTGGAAGGTAAAAAAGTTGCCGGAAGTGCTCAAACTCGACAAAAAGGCGTTATTTTACAACATGGTGCCATTCTTTTAAGCCTTGACGCAGAAAAGCTTGTGTCATTGTTTAAGTTTAAGTCAGAAGAACAACGACAACGTATGAAAGTTGGCATTCGTGAAAAAGCGGTGGCGATTGATCAGCTTGCAGGTCGAAAAGTGTCGGCAAATGAAAGCATCTCAGCTTTTTCAAAAGGCTTTGAAAAAGCGCTTGATATGAAGCTAGAACCATTTGTTTTAACAGAAGAACAACTTCTTTATGTAAAAGAAATTGAACGGAAAAAGTATGGGAATAACGAATGGACATTTAAAAAGTGA